The Watersipora subatra chromosome 1, tzWatSuba1.1, whole genome shotgun sequence genome has a window encoding:
- the LOC137398995 gene encoding RNA-binding protein 38-like, whose product MAGPGVSNRDTTYTKLFVGGLPYHTSDETLKAHFDQYGEIEEAVVITDRVTNKSKGYGFVTMVDAESAKSAIQDPNPVIDGRKANVNLAYIGAKPRATTAAAPVNQAAAAYMKPGLIAPQIGLPQFFLPGMMSAGGSIPVSQMPLLQPAQISPTATAQYPPMADFAQYAYPGLAGLEFSQNPAATAAFGLAPPGCFYSIPPTTPIGMHYQPVPAEARLQ is encoded by the exons ATGGCTGGACCAGGAGTTTCTAACCGCGACACAACGTACACAAAGCTCTTCGTCGGAGGCTTGCCTTATCACACTTCCGATGAAACGCTCAAAGCTCATTTCGACCAATATGGAGAGATCGAAGAAGCAGTCGTTATCACCGACAGAGTTACAAACAAAAGCAAAGGTTACGGTTTC GTAACCATGGTTGATGCTGAAAGTGCTAAATCTGCAATACAGGACCCGAATCCAGTTATTGATGGCAGAAAAGCAAATGTAAACCTCGCTTATATCGGAGCCAAGCCACGTGCGACTACGGCTGCGG CTCCTGTCAACCAAGCCGCTGCAGCCTATATGAAACCTGGTTTGATCGCTCCTCAAATCGG GTTACCCCAGTTCTTCCTGCCAGGTATGATGTCAGCCGGAGGTAGTATTCCAGTTTCACAGATGCCTTTGCTACAACCAGCCCAGATTAGCCCAACCGCTACTGCTCAATACCCTCCCATGGCTGATTTTGCCCAGTACGCTTATCCGGGTCTAGCCGGTTTAGAGTTCTCACAGAATCCAGCTGCAACTGCAGCCTTTGGTCTCGCTCCACCCGGTTGCTTCTACTCCATCCCTCCGACCACACCCATTGGTATGCACTACCAACCGGTACCTGCCGAGGCTAGACTCCAGTAG